Proteins encoded by one window of Dioscorea cayenensis subsp. rotundata cultivar TDr96_F1 chromosome 20, TDr96_F1_v2_PseudoChromosome.rev07_lg8_w22 25.fasta, whole genome shotgun sequence:
- the LOC120251518 gene encoding UDP-glycosyltransferase 88A1-like, translating into MDNTVVLFPSSGVGHLAPMTEFAKLLVSHGLSVSIVVLPPFSPFSTASSVNNFISAVTSHPSITFHHLPPIPVSHSPLPTSKPSRSPLLPLFLFLRAVNPYLRDLLRSISQTSKIRAILLDFFCTEALHVAAEIQIPAYIFSASSSFIIAYFLYLPTLYNEITEHFQDLGETPIHFPGMPPIPASHLPSAVQMHDDIYRTYVNYLARLPESKGIVINSFEYLESRTLKTISQGLCLQGRVTPPVHCVGPLITGRAAAERHDCLAWLDKQPKGSVVFLCFGSMGRFPAEQIKEIAIGLERSEQRFLWVVRSPLDTENMFRSAGDADLDSLLPAGFGDRTEGRGMVVKDWAPQVEVLNHEATGGFVTHCGWNSVLEAVCAGVGMIAWPLYAEQKMNKVVLVEEMKLAVEMKGYDKGMVTAKEVETRVRWFMESDGGTELRERAKEMKDRAAAAVSDGGSSHATVVKLTGEWKKVLADIVQIQCG; encoded by the coding sequence ATGGATAACACAGTGGTGCTCTTCCCGTCCAGTGGCGTCGGCCACCTCGCGCCCATGACCGAGTTCGCCAAGCTCCTAGTTTCCCACGGTCTCTCGGTCTCCATCGTCGTCCTCCCACCTTTCTCCCCCTTCTCCACAGCATCCTCCGTTAATAACTTCATCTCCGCCGTCACCTCCCACCCCTCCATCACCTTCCACCATCTCCCTCCAATCCCAGTCTCCCACTCCCCTCTTCCAACTTCAAAACCCAGCCGTTCCCCCCTCTTACCCCTCTTCCTTTTCCTCCGCGCCGTAAACCCCTACCTCCGTGACCTCCTCCGCTCCATCTCCCAAACATCCAAGATTCGCGCCATTCTTCTCGACTTCTTCTGCACCGAGGCCTTACACGTCGCCGCTGAAATCCAAATCCCTGCTTACATCTTCTCCGCCTCCAGCTCTTTCATCATCGCTTACTTTCTTTATCTCCCCACACTATACAACGAGATAACAGAGCATTTCCAAGACCTCGGAGAAACTCCCATCCACTTCCCCGGTATGCCACCAATTCCGGCCTCACACTTGCCCTCCGCCGTGCAAATGCATGACGATATATACCGAACATACGTTAATTATTTAGCCCGCTTACCTGAATCCAAAGGCATCGTCATCAACTCATTCGAGTATCTTGAATCCAGAACACTGAAGACGATATCACAAGGTCTCTGCTTGCAAGGCAGAGTGACACCGCCAGTGCACTGCGTTGGGCCATTGATTACTGGAAGAGCAGCAGCAGAGAGACACGATTGTTTGGCTTGGCTTGACAAGCAGCCTAAAGGGAGCGTCGTGTTCCTCTGCTTCGGGAGCATGGGACGGTTCCCGGCGGAGCAAATCAAGGAGATCGCTATAGGGCTGGAGAGAAGCGAGCAGAGGTTTCTATGGGTGGTGCGAAGCCCACTGGACACCGAAAATATGTTTAGGAGTGCTGGTGATGCAGATCTTGACAGTCTTCTTCCTGCCGGGTTTGGGGATCGAACGGAAGGGAGAGGAATGGTGGTGAAGGATTGGGCACCGCAAGTGGAGGTGCTGAACCACGAGGCCACGGGTGGCTTTGTGACGCACTGCGGATGGAACTCGGTGCTGGAGGCGGTGTGCGCTGGAGTGGGGATGATAGCGTGGCCATTGTATGCTGAGCAGAAGATGAACAAGGTGGTGTTGGTGGAGGAGATGAAGCTGGCGGTGGAGATGAAGGGTTATGATAAGGGAATGGTGACGGCGAAGGAGGTGGAGACGCGCGTGAGGTGGTTTATGGAGTCCGATGGTGGGACGGAGCTGAGGGAGCGAGCTAAGGAGATGAAGGATCGCGCTGCGGCGGCTGTCAGTGATGGAGGGTCATCTCACGCCACTGTGGTCAAGCTCACCGGCGAGTGGAAAAAAGTTCTTGCTGACATAGTTCAAATTCAATGTGGTTAA